The sequence TCGGATATTTCCCCCCACAACACCACACCGATGCTTCGTCAGGTTTTACAGGCGAAAGCAGAATGCGGTGATTCACTGCTATTTTTTCGAATGGGTGACTTCTATGAACTGTTCTTTGATGACGCTATCAAAGCAACTGAACTGTTAAATTTAACGCTAACCTCACGGGATGGCAGCGATAAAGAAAAACGTGTGCCCATGTGCGGCGTACCGGTCCGTTCCGTTGATACCTATATTGCACGCCTTGTGCGCTTAGGCTGTTCGGTCACGATTTGCGAACAAATGGAGGATCCCCGGGAGGCAAAAGGTTTGGTTAAACGGCAGGTAGTTCGTACGGTTACACCCGGCACCGTAATGGAACCCGAACTGCTTGAAGATGGCCGTAATAATTACCTG is a genomic window of Candidatus Hydrogenedentota bacterium containing:
- a CDS encoding DNA mismatch repair protein MutS, which encodes MADNWLHISDISPHNTTPMLRQVLQAKAECGDSLLFFRMGDFYELFFDDAIKATELLNLTLTSRDGSDKEKRVPMCGVPVRSVDTYIARLVRLGCSVTICEQMEDPREAKGLVKRQVVRTVTPGTVMEPELLEDGRNNYLAALDVNEAAAGAAFVDMSTGEFLTLAADLKNGLLFDEIA